In Candidatus Melainabacteria bacterium RIFOXYA2_FULL_32_9, the genomic stretch GTTTATATTGGTGGCGTCGATGTATCTAAAATTAAATACTCTCATGTGCCTCATCTTAGAAGGCGAATGGGAATAGTTTTTCAGGATTTTAAGCTTTTACCTAATCAAACTGCATATGATAATGTTGCATATGTTATTAGAGCTTTGGGTATGAGTTCAAAAGAGATTGATATGAGAGTTAAAGGGGCTCTTAAGGTAGTTGGATTATTACATAAGATTGATGCCAGACCACATGAGCTTTCAGGTGGAGAACAACAAAGGATAGGAATCGCAAGGGCAATTGTTAATGGTCCGCCTTTATTAATTGCAGATGAACCAACAGGTAATCTTGACCCTCAAACATCTCTTGAAATTGTTCAAATACTTGAACATATAAATCAACGAGGGACAACAGTGCTAATTTCAACACATGATCAGGTTATAGTTAATTATTTTAAGAAGAGAGTAGTTACTCTTGAAGAAGGTCGAGTAGTTAGAGACGTGCATTCTGGAACATACAGATAAGATTTTCAACTGTTTATGTTAGTTTTTCCAGAAATTATGGAGTATCTCAAGTAATGATTTTTATCGTATTGTTTAGTATAGCCACAGAATTAAGAATAATTTTCA encodes the following:
- a CDS encoding cell division ATP-binding protein FtsE, with the translated sequence MIKLVNLTKFYGNHCAVDNINLHIKVGEFVFLVGSSGAGKSTIMRLMYREELPTRGAVYIGGVDVSKIKYSHVPHLRRRMGIVFQDFKLLPNQTAYDNVAYVIRALGMSSKEIDMRVKGALKVVGLLHKIDARPHELSGGEQQRIGIARAIVNGPPLLIADEPTGNLDPQTSLEIVQILEHINQRGTTVLISTHDQVIVNYFKKRVVTLEEGRVVRDVHSGTYR